TATCCACAATTACCAAGTTGGTCCCCTGGAGCATGGAATGGTGGTATATACTGGTCGGATGGTAATATTGATAATATTATCCACGAAAATTCCACTCGAAGTGGGACCATTGTTGGTTTAAATACAGTTGAAACAGGTAATGGTCGTTGGAATTATTCGACAATACGCTCCTTGAATATTTTCTTTGCTAACTACGAGACTGTTGATGCAGATTTTGACGAGTACAAGCATTTTGTAGGTGAAGCTCACTTTTTTAGAGCATGGAGTTATTTTACGCTTCTTAGAACCTATGGAGGTGTGCCTTGGATAGATAAACCTCTATTACCAGATTCAGAAGAGCTGGAAGCGCCACGTGCTTCCAGAAGTGAAATTGCTACTAATATTTTGGCAGATTTAGATAAAGCTATAGAATTTATGGCATCTGGAAAGAATAAAGGAGGTAATCGTTTAAATAAGGAGTGTGCGCGACTTTTAAAAGCTAGAGTTGCCTTATATGAAGGGACATGGGAAAAATATCATAACGGAACTTCTTTTGGTGTAAGCGGATCTGATGGGGCATCATTTATTCAAATAGCTGCAGACGCTTCCAAATCACTTATCGATAATCCGGGAGGTTTTAGTATTAACAATACCGGAAATCCAGGTGTAGATTATGAAACTCTATTTAACCAAGCTGATTATTCTTCAAACCCAGAGGTAATGCTTTGGCGTCGATTTGATTTGGCTTTAAGTATTGCACATAATGGACAAAGGTATTTGCCACGTATTGGTGGTGCCCGAGGAGTAACAAAAGAATTAGTTGATGATTTTCTTGCCATTGATGGTTTGCCAATTGCTTCAAGTCCATTATATATGGGAGACCAGGGGCTGGTAAATGTTACAACGAACCGTGATCCCAGACTTAGCGAAGTTATATGGGTTCCTGGTCAGCTTCAACAAACCGGAAGAGGCGCTCCTGATGAATTTTTCGATAGAGCTCCTTTAGAAATAGGTGGAGAAGGCGGTTGTCCAACGGGGTATATGATTCGTAAAGGGGCTAGTACAAACCGCGATTATTCTCATACCTCGGGTGTAGGAGTTACTTCCTCTCCAACCTTTCGTTTTGCAGAAGCCTTACTTATATATGCAGAAGCAAAAGCAGAACTTGGGTCTATTTCCCAACAAGATGTAGATGAAAGTATTAATGTGCTTCGTAGTAGGGCCGGTATGCCTAATTTGAATATAGGGAGTATAACGGCTGACCCTAATTGGGCTTTCCCTTCGTTATCTCCAATACTTAATGAAGTACGAAGAGAAAGACATGTTGAGTTAGCTGTTGAAGGATATCGTTTTGATGATATAATGCGTTGGAGTGCAGCTGAAGATTTGGTTGTAGGGAAACGCTATAAAGGAGTCTATTTTGTTCAGTCTGAGTTTCCTGAACTTACACCAGGTACAAATGTATTATTGGATACTAATGGTTATGTAGATCCAAATCAAAATTCTTTACCCGGTGGGTTTCAATTTGATCCAATGAGAGATTATTTACTGGCAGTACCATTAGATGAAATTACGCTTAACCCTGCACTAACGCAAAACCCGGGTTGGGAATAGGGACACTGTTTTTTTGAAAAGATATATGATTTATTATCAATATGATATCGTATATGTAATTAAATTTAAGTTAGTTTTTTAGTTGTTAGAGTCGGAGAGGTATCCTCTTCGGCTTTAATTTTAATATATCATTATACTATTACAGTAATTAGCACCCCTTTATAAGAACCCATAACTTATGCTTTAGGGGGGGACATATAAATACCTGGAAGGATAAAGACCATTATATTGAAACATATGCTATTTATAATTGTCGTTTTAATACTGAATTTTTGTCCTTCACCAGAATTTGTGAAATTATAAGATTTATGCTTTGAAGAATGTAAGAAAAACATTATAGCTGAAAAGCACCTCCCACATAAGCTTTCTCTCGAGATGAAAATAATTGTCATTTTTTTTTAATTATACCACCCGTTTTTGCTTTCTTGTTGTGTTAACTATACATAGAACTCGTTTTGTGCTTTTTTATTGAAGTAAAAAATGATATTCTCTTTCTCTCTCTCTCTCTCTCTCTCTTCTTACAAAAATTATTTCCATTACCTCATAGTATTGATATACTATGAAGTGAAAAGGTGTGAGAACTGGAGATTATTTGTAAGTAGAAAAGGTAGTTTTTAATCATAAGAAATAGAAGATAAGTTCATAACATAAAAAATCTAAATGAATAATTCCAATAAAATTAAATCACTTTCAAAAAAATTAGCAGTTTCGTTATTTAGGGGTCAGGGCTCTAGTCTTTTTATGACTGAGGCTAGATATACTGTAGGGGTTACCGATAATGTTGTTATATCTGGTGAAACAAGCTCAGATACATTTGATCAACCAGTAGTAGTCAACTCTATTTTACATATAGAGTCTTATGGTTCCAATATAGATTATATGTTTACACCTACAGGAGCTAGTAATTCGATAGTTACAACCTCATTATTTGTAAGGACTTCTCCAACGGTTAATTTAAATTGGGTTAATGCTACATCCTTTACAGTAACATTATCATCTCTAGCTGCCTTAAGGTTTGACAATTTATCAGTTGCTACTAGTACCAATGGTCAAACTTTTTTTGAATTGAAAACTGCCTATAATACGGGAAGTACTATAACCGAAACAGCTAATGGTATTAGTGTTACAGTAGCTGGTGATTTTAGTTATTCCTTAACGAATTATGATGGTACTTCAGATGCATCAGGTCAAGTTGTTTTATCAAATGTGATTACGACCCCCATTTCATTTGCATTTAACCAATCCGTAGTAGTGAACTCCGTTTTAGCTATAGAGGGTAATGGAGACAGTACAGATTATACTTTTATACTCATAGGCGGAAGTAATTCACCAATTGTGACATTCATAGTTTCTATTGTAGGAACAAGTGTTGATTTAAATTGAAACAATGTGGCATCCTTTACAGTAAACACCTTTTCAGGAGCAGGCTCATATCTCACCTTTGATTATTTATTGGTTCCCCTTTTATTACTGATGGTTATATTTATAAAACATCATCATATATCCAAACCCAGTAGCCCTCTTTATATTAAAAACAGTTTAGGCTTAAAATCTATTAATGTAATGCATATAACCCAGAGGATAGATTTAGCTAAGTGGCCAGTTGGCTCGGTGATTTTGCAAAAGGAACTCGTAAATAAAAACAAATTGCAAGACAATGACCAAAAAATATACAAAAAGAAATACATTAATAAAAAGAAGGAGGAATGTAGTTTAAGACTGAACAGTATAAGTTAAGACTAAATCCCTCTTTTTTAAATTAATTAAAAAAATTAATCACTAATTACATATAAATTTATGAAAATCAAATTAACTAATATAAGAAGAAAGAGCAAAAAATTAATCATTCTGATCCCTGTATTCTTACTTTGTATATTAATATTCAGTTGTTTAAATTTAAAAAAGAAAGATAAGGAGGTTATTGTATTAGATAATTTTTCTTACATTAGCAAAACAATTATTGGTTCAGACGAAATACCTTTGCACGGTTTAATTTTTAAAGAAAAGGATGGTATTGGGAAAGATGCTATTGAAGAAGCTTTAAATTTAATAAACGAATACCTTGGTAATGGTTGTGCTACGGTAGATGAAAATGGCAAGGTTTTATTGAGTTTAACAGAAAAAGAAGTTAAAAGGTTACCAAGAAAACAAAGAGTATTCTATAGAGTTATAAATGAGGTTGTTGCTTCTAGTAAAGAAACTATAATTTCTATATCTAAAGATTCTGAATTTGTTGTAGTTGGTAGTGCATTTTATAATGAAATTGATATATCTGATGTAAATCATTTTGGAACAGGTAAAATATGTAATAAGTTTTCAGTGTTTGCCCATGAAATTAAAGAACAGCAATTACTGCAACGTGGAAAGGATAAGAACCCTCATTTGGCTGGAATATTAGTAGAAGAAGAAATGCTGGGGTATACCAGAAGCTATTTTGATTCATCTGATTTAAAAAAAGTAAGATTTGATGATGTTTCTAAAAAATGGATATGTACAGGCTTTATATATTCATTTTTTGAAAAAGGAAGTAGGAAAATTGAATTGTCTGTTCGCATAGATACTAATAATATTGTTGGAAAGCCTAAGAAAAAAAATATAAGATGAAATCATTAATAATTGTATTGTTTTTTAGTTCTTGTTTTTTATCAGAAAGTCAGATTAAACATGAACATGCATATAAATTTGATAACGTAGAAGAAAGCAGTAATTTTAAAAAAGAATTTAGGGAAAAAGCCCATTTTTTATCAACAGACTGTCAGAATGAAAAGGCTCAAAGATATTTCAGTAAACAAATAGATATTATTAAAGAAAGTGTAAATAATAAAGATGGTCGCATTAATATTAATGAGGTTGCTCGTGCTATAGTATATTTAGAAAGGGTTACCAAAATTAATTCTACTTCGGATAGTAATTACTTTGGAAGGTACAGCCCTACAAAAGAAGATTATGAAGAATGGGAAAAATGGTTCAAGAAAAACTTTCGAAAGATGTGTTGGGAAGACACCACCATAAAAAGCCCTTAAAAAGAATATAATGATTTAGTCTTTTGTTTTAAAAGAAAGGACCATGTCTTATAAATAAACTCATAAATACTTAATATTCTCTTTCGTTAAAAGCTTAATAGGTAAATACCTGTTTTTTTTAGGAACAATGTCATTTATAATAAAATTGAATAATGTCTTTGTACCTTCATAACCTTGGAAAAAAGCATTCTGATCAATTAGAAAATTAATGGTCTCATTTTTAATAAAAAGAGCATTTTCTTCGCTTAAATCGTAACCAATCAGTTTCAAATGTTTTAACCTGTGCTCTTCTATATATTTAGCCATAATACTAACTTTACTAGATGGTACAAACAAGCCCTTAATGTGTTGATTAGCTAATGTTTTGTAAATAAATGTATCAATAGCTATCTGATCTTTGGTTTTAGGAAGTACCACTTCATTTATTTTAATAGACGAAGCTTGCGTATTAAAATACGATTTAAAACCTGAAATTCTATCTTCAATAGCCGAATGATGACTATTGTCTTTTCTAACTTTTACTATGAGAACTTCATCATTATCATGTATTAGCAATGACATAAGTTTAGCGGCAAGTGTACCACTATCAAAAGAATGCTGTCCTATATAGGAAATATTGTTAGCCCCTTGTAATTCAACATTAATAAATACATAAGGTGTCTTTCTTTGTTCTAACTGTATAAGTCGTTTTTTGGTTTCGATTAAAAAAACTGGCGCTAATAATACAGCATCAAAAGTCTTTTCTAATAACTTATCAAAAGCTTCTTTAAAGGAATTCGAATCAAATTGATTAAAGTAAAAATAGCTTACAGAAGTTCTATGGATTTCAATTTCTTTAGAAGCCTTTTCAATACCTTTTTTTGGAAGATACCAAAAATCGGATGAAGACTCAATAGCAGGAATTAAAACTGCAATGTCATATTTTTTATT
The Flavivirga spongiicola genome window above contains:
- a CDS encoding RagB/SusD family nutrient uptake outer membrane protein, whose translation is MKKLIRYITLFLTIASISCDDEFLNHPDQDNITSDNFWKTTQDLELYVNQFYPQLPSWSPGAWNGGIYWSDGNIDNIIHENSTRSGTIVGLNTVETGNGRWNYSTIRSLNIFFANYETVDADFDEYKHFVGEAHFFRAWSYFTLLRTYGGVPWIDKPLLPDSEELEAPRASRSEIATNILADLDKAIEFMASGKNKGGNRLNKECARLLKARVALYEGTWEKYHNGTSFGVSGSDGASFIQIAADASKSLIDNPGGFSINNTGNPGVDYETLFNQADYSSNPEVMLWRRFDLALSIAHNGQRYLPRIGGARGVTKELVDDFLAIDGLPIASSPLYMGDQGLVNVTTNRDPRLSEVIWVPGQLQQTGRGAPDEFFDRAPLEIGGEGGCPTGYMIRKGASTNRDYSHTSGVGVTSSPTFRFAEALLIYAEAKAELGSISQQDVDESINVLRSRAGMPNLNIGSITADPNWAFPSLSPILNEVRRERHVELAVEGYRFDDIMRWSAAEDLVVGKRYKGVYFVQSEFPELTPGTNVLLDTNGYVDPNQNSLPGGFQFDPMRDYLLAVPLDEITLNPALTQNPGWE
- a CDS encoding LacI family DNA-binding transcriptional regulator, producing MKTIKDIAALANVSIGTVDRVIHNRSGVSKKTKERIEKIIQEHNFQINKTARTLALNKKYDIAVLIPAIESSSDFWYLPKKGIEKASKEIEIHRTSVSYFYFNQFDSNSFKEAFDKLLEKTFDAVLLAPVFLIETKKRLIQLEQRKTPYVFINVELQGANNISYIGQHSFDSGTLAAKLMSLLIHDNDEVLIVKVRKDNSHHSAIEDRISGFKSYFNTQASSIKINEVVLPKTKDQIAIDTFIYKTLANQHIKGLFVPSSKVSIMAKYIEEHRLKHLKLIGYDLSEENALFIKNETINFLIDQNAFFQGYEGTKTLFNFIINDIVPKKNRYLPIKLLTKENIKYL